A genomic region of Candidatus Zixiibacteriota bacterium contains the following coding sequences:
- a CDS encoding ankyrin repeat domain-containing protein has product MHTYNKSRLATALVCLLLFCSDTGADTIHNAVKNGDMAGIKVLAERDREALNKQDESGKSPLHHAIEMNYTDIARYLIAQGANTNLTDNDNESPLHYSASAGNLEIARLLLDGESVSLNDTSAVKRGGSVGNWTPLHLACLNSHPDMVQLLLEYGADIEATDGVKRTPLILSVEGGDMQVVRILVENGADINAQAIRSYTALLWAARNGFEEMVNYLVDRGAAIEPDVLQLAFQMAVLNGMDRLLELVLEQGFNIEEIAQRDPDFICPAAAGGSARVVELLVGYGFVLEQADKDGWTPLHYAASEGHVDVIEYMLTENVAIDARNLKGETAYNLATKSEDKKAADYLKMKGCDTGEPQFPVIEGPYMGQQPPGDIPELFMPGIVSGYSRAHSSIVFSPDGKEAYWTEMDYAEGSVKVSHMVSNRWSYPVVAELDRDPSISPDGSRLFFIKTRPFRPGEEPGGDPDVKEEYWFLERVDSGWSAPISVGDEVNAIGVHWPCSIDKDGNLYFSEFKDNMYFSEYVDGRYQEPVRITEHFGNATLVGHSPFISPDMDYLLFSTDNGLCISFRKNDGTWTDGINLGNEINGSHVNVSPQITHDGKYMFFVSAGQGRSWGIYWVSTSFIERLRAEHLLDK; this is encoded by the coding sequence ATGCATACATACAATAAATCACGGTTGGCCACTGCACTTGTTTGTTTGCTCCTTTTCTGCTCCGATACGGGAGCTGATACTATTCACAACGCTGTCAAGAACGGAGATATGGCTGGTATAAAGGTCCTTGCTGAAAGAGATCGTGAGGCGCTGAATAAGCAGGATGAAAGTGGAAAGTCGCCTTTGCATCATGCCATTGAAATGAACTATACAGATATCGCCCGGTATCTGATAGCACAGGGGGCAAATACAAACCTGACAGACAACGATAACGAATCACCCTTACACTACTCGGCATCTGCGGGAAATCTGGAAATAGCAAGACTGTTGCTCGATGGAGAAAGTGTTTCACTGAATGATACAAGTGCAGTCAAACGTGGCGGGTCTGTGGGTAATTGGACACCTCTTCATCTTGCCTGCCTGAACAGTCATCCAGATATGGTGCAACTTCTTCTTGAATATGGCGCTGATATTGAAGCTACCGACGGAGTAAAAAGAACGCCGCTCATCCTGTCGGTTGAAGGCGGTGATATGCAGGTGGTGCGGATATTGGTTGAGAATGGTGCGGACATCAACGCCCAGGCAATACGTAGCTATACCGCGTTACTCTGGGCCGCCCGAAACGGTTTTGAGGAAATGGTAAATTACCTCGTAGATCGAGGGGCAGCTATTGAACCTGATGTGCTCCAATTGGCGTTTCAGATGGCAGTTTTAAATGGTATGGACCGGTTACTTGAGTTGGTGTTAGAACAGGGATTCAATATCGAGGAAATAGCTCAACGCGATCCAGACTTTATCTGTCCTGCTGCTGCCGGAGGTTCTGCCAGGGTTGTCGAGTTGCTGGTCGGATACGGTTTCGTACTCGAGCAGGCAGACAAAGACGGCTGGACGCCTCTCCATTACGCGGCATCAGAGGGACATGTTGATGTAATCGAGTATATGCTCACGGAGAATGTTGCCATAGATGCTCGCAACCTGAAGGGAGAGACCGCTTACAACCTGGCGACAAAGTCGGAAGATAAAAAGGCCGCTGATTACTTAAAAATGAAAGGTTGCGATACTGGTGAGCCACAGTTTCCGGTTATCGAGGGACCGTATATGGGGCAACAACCCCCGGGGGATATCCCTGAATTGTTCATGCCGGGGATAGTATCGGGTTATAGCCGGGCCCACTCATCCATAGTATTCTCCCCGGACGGAAAGGAGGCCTATTGGACAGAGATGGATTATGCCGAGGGATCAGTAAAGGTTTCTCATATGGTGAGTAACCGGTGGTCGTATCCGGTGGTGGCTGAATTAGATCGTGATCCCTCCATTTCACCAGACGGAAGTCGCCTCTTTTTCATTAAGACAAGGCCGTTCAGACCAGGCGAAGAGCCGGGCGGCGATCCGGATGTTAAGGAGGAGTACTGGTTCCTGGAGAGAGTTGATTCGGGCTGGTCTGCGCCTATCTCGGTCGGGGATGAGGTGAATGCGATTGGTGTTCATTGGCCGTGTTCGATAGACAAGGATGGTAACCTGTATTTTTCTGAGTTTAAAGATAACATGTATTTCTCTGAGTACGTCGACGGCAGGTATCAAGAACCGGTTCGTATTACGGAACACTTCGGAAATGCCACACTGGTCGGGCATAGTCCCTTTATATCGCCCGATATGGACTATCTCCTGTTTTCGACCGACAACGGACTTTGTATCAGTTTCAGGAAAAACGACGGGACCTGGACCGACGGAATCAATCTCGGCAACGAGATCAACGGTTCACACGTTAACGTAAGCCCGCAGATTACTCACGATGGAAAATACATGTTCTTTGTAAGCGCTGGACAGGGGAGATCCTGGGGAATCTACTGGGTCTCCACCAGCTTTATTGAGCGATTAAGAGCAGAGCATCTATTGGACAAGTGA
- the liaF gene encoding cell wall-active antibiotics response protein LiaF: protein MNRIFGVILVVLGTLFLLGKFHIDLFEMFWPSLLIAAGVYLIYKSTRRSSSGHVHVEAFGGSKRACLTGNIRGSNYSYFINDTDLDLTGVELQPGDNHMRVSTFIGDIRLTIPKDAAVRAHASNFIGDVFLFDKSFGGFITSCEDKTPNFDSAEKRLIINCSSFIGDIKVYQ from the coding sequence ATGAATCGAATTTTCGGAGTCATTCTCGTCGTTCTGGGGACGCTATTTTTACTCGGCAAATTTCATATTGACCTCTTTGAGATGTTCTGGCCCAGCCTGCTCATTGCCGCCGGTGTTTATTTGATATATAAATCGACGCGCCGAAGCTCATCCGGCCATGTCCACGTCGAGGCATTTGGGGGATCCAAACGAGCCTGCCTTACGGGAAATATCCGCGGAAGCAATTACAGCTATTTTATAAACGATACCGATCTTGACCTGACCGGCGTCGAGCTTCAACCGGGCGATAATCATATGAGAGTCTCGACTTTTATCGGCGATATACGCCTGACTATTCCCAAAGACGCCGCGGTTCGGGCTCATGCCAGCAATTTCATCGGTGACGTTTTTCTTTTTGATAAAAGCTTTGGCGGGTTTATCACGTCGTGCGAGGACAAAACCCCCAATTTTGATTCCGCCGAGAAGAGATTGATCATAAATTGCAGCTCCTTCATCGGCGATATTAAAGTCTATCAATAA
- a CDS encoding multiheme c-type cytochrome translates to MRKAMAIYLAIFALCFLATGVSAGISEESAACLECHQDQMPGLVAEWGASRHFAGGVGCYECHRAETGDPDAIEHNDYLISIIVSPKDCSRCHEREFTEFDRSHHANAGKILGSLDNFLGEIVEGPAAAVSGCNQCHGSIIKVNDDGTLDAATWPNTGIGRLNPDGSKGSCTACHSRHSFSAKLARQPENCGKCHLGPDHPQKEIYEESKHGIAFYSHIDRMNLDNPSWVVGQNYSAAPTCATCHMSATRDLPITHDIGDRISWTLRPPISQYVDAKAKAAGKEVKSWQDRRNDMKNVCGNCHTSSWVDNFYTQYDNVVKLYNNKFAIPATDIYNKIRGGGLITNDTNFDDELEWIYFYLWHHEGRRARMGAAMFAPDYTQWHGFYEIAERFYMEFIPEAEEIIEHALKEGGEEAKIAEEAKKMIEDVLSSDDHKWFIGQMDPAEKARRKADSEEFKKRYDH, encoded by the coding sequence ATGAGAAAGGCAATGGCAATTTATTTAGCCATTTTCGCGCTGTGTTTTTTGGCGACAGGTGTTTCCGCGGGAATAAGTGAAGAATCAGCCGCCTGCCTTGAATGCCATCAGGATCAGATGCCGGGCTTGGTTGCCGAATGGGGGGCCTCGCGGCATTTTGCCGGTGGTGTCGGATGTTATGAATGTCACCGAGCCGAAACCGGGGATCCGGACGCTATAGAGCACAATGATTATCTAATCTCAATAATTGTCTCCCCCAAAGACTGTTCGCGATGCCATGAAAGAGAATTTACCGAATTCGACCGCTCGCATCACGCCAACGCCGGGAAAATTCTCGGCTCACTCGATAATTTCCTGGGTGAGATAGTTGAAGGACCGGCCGCGGCTGTGAGCGGCTGTAACCAATGTCATGGTTCTATCATTAAAGTGAATGACGATGGTACTCTTGACGCCGCAACATGGCCCAATACCGGAATCGGACGACTTAATCCGGACGGTTCAAAGGGTTCCTGCACGGCCTGTCACAGTCGGCATTCGTTTTCAGCAAAGCTGGCGCGTCAGCCGGAGAACTGCGGCAAATGCCATTTGGGCCCCGATCATCCTCAGAAGGAGATCTACGAGGAATCCAAGCATGGTATCGCCTTTTATTCTCATATTGATCGCATGAATCTCGATAATCCTTCGTGGGTCGTCGGGCAGAATTATTCGGCGGCTCCGACCTGCGCCACGTGCCATATGTCGGCAACCAGGGATTTACCGATTACTCATGATATCGGCGACAGGATAAGCTGGACTTTGCGCCCGCCGATTTCACAATATGTTGATGCCAAAGCCAAAGCGGCCGGCAAAGAGGTTAAATCATGGCAGGATCGGCGCAATGATATGAAGAATGTCTGCGGCAATTGCCATACCTCGTCGTGGGTCGATAATTTCTATACTCAGTATGATAACGTTGTCAAGCTTTACAATAATAAATTCGCGATACCGGCGACTGATATTTACAATAAAATTCGCGGCGGCGGGCTTATTACCAATGACACCAATTTTGACGACGAATTGGAATGGATTTATTTCTATCTCTGGCATCATGAGGGCCGCCGGGCAAGAATGGGCGCCGCCATGTTCGCTCCCGACTATACCCAATGGCACGGTTTTTATGAAATCGCCGAGAGATTTTATATGGAGTTTATCCCCGAAGCTGAGGAAATTATTGAGCATGCTCTAAAAGAAGGCGGGGAAGAGGCTAAGATCGCTGAAGAGGCCAAAAAGATGATAGAGGATGTACTATCCTCTGATGACCATAAATGGTTTATCGGTCAGATGGATCCGGCGGAAAAGGCCCGGCGTAAGGCCGATTCGGAAGAATTTAAAAAGCGTTACGACCATTGA
- a CDS encoding alginate export family protein — translation MLRTSRIFIAIVICFCLIGAVLAETKFSYDGQIRLREELDFKSFAAERHGKTFADLRTRVGLKFEPTDKALAYIQFQDSRRLGDPSSGDLSATDNVDLHQAYFELHQVIWEWLYLKAGRFEVNYGNQRVFGAVGWHNVGRSWEGGITSIRPENAQIDLFWLKKMEMNSENYNRDFDIVGIYGMFKKYNLDLFGFYELDADSNNYYQQKLKRFNVGGYYHRSMENIYFTLQGNFQFGEMPQGTLPDTTLVQDISAFMLNGELGYNFEGKGKVYAGVGIDYTSGDDGADSTKFKAYANDYYTGHKFRGYMDYFVPSPEHGLIDAMFRVKGSPAPDWWLGCDFHYFKAAQNYLSKSASPTLTSNIGFEVDLTVKTKVISGATLSGGMSLFIADEYYTFAGPDRNTGMWLYTMTTIDF, via the coding sequence ATGTTAAGAACATCACGGATTTTTATCGCAATCGTAATTTGCTTTTGTCTAATCGGGGCAGTTTTAGCTGAAACAAAATTTAGCTATGACGGCCAGATACGTTTGCGGGAAGAACTTGATTTCAAATCGTTCGCCGCTGAGCGTCACGGAAAAACATTCGCGGATTTACGGACCCGGGTAGGTTTGAAATTCGAGCCAACCGACAAAGCTCTTGCCTATATCCAATTTCAGGATTCGCGCCGACTGGGCGACCCGAGTTCGGGAGATTTATCGGCGACTGATAACGTCGATTTGCACCAGGCGTATTTTGAGCTCCATCAGGTCATCTGGGAATGGCTGTATCTAAAGGCCGGACGCTTTGAAGTGAATTACGGTAATCAGCGTGTCTTTGGCGCCGTGGGATGGCATAATGTCGGTCGCAGTTGGGAAGGCGGCATTACCTCGATTCGACCCGAAAACGCCCAAATTGATTTATTCTGGCTAAAAAAGATGGAGATGAATTCTGAAAATTATAATCGCGATTTTGATATCGTAGGCATCTACGGGATGTTCAAAAAGTACAATCTCGACCTGTTCGGATTTTATGAACTGGATGCCGACAGTAACAACTACTATCAGCAAAAATTAAAACGATTCAATGTCGGTGGATACTATCACCGCTCAATGGAGAACATATATTTTACGCTTCAAGGCAATTTTCAATTTGGCGAAATGCCCCAAGGCACATTGCCAGATACTACTTTGGTTCAGGATATATCCGCGTTTATGCTCAACGGCGAGCTGGGTTATAATTTTGAAGGCAAGGGTAAAGTTTATGCCGGTGTTGGTATCGATTATACGTCAGGCGATGACGGTGCGGATTCAACAAAATTCAAAGCATATGCCAATGATTATTATACCGGGCATAAATTCCGTGGATACATGGACTATTTTGTTCCATCCCCGGAGCATGGCTTAATCGACGCTATGTTCCGCGTTAAGGGCAGTCCGGCGCCGGATTGGTGGCTTGGATGTGATTTTCATTATTTCAAAGCGGCCCAGAATTACTTAAGTAAATCAGCCAGTCCTACCTTGACATCTAATATCGGTTTTGAAGTGGATTTGACGGTTAAAACTAAGGTCATAAGTGGCGCCACATTATCGGGTGGAATGTCGCTTTTTATAGCTGATGAGTATTATACTTTTGCCGGCCCAGACCGCAATACCGGAATGTGGTTGTACACAATGACGACTATAGATTTTTGA
- the argF gene encoding ornithine carbamoyltransferase, whose amino-acid sequence MSRSFVQITDLTADEIWEVFDLCEKMKKGEIAPKPFEGKSVGCIFHKASLRTRISFETGIAQLGGQSLYITDKEIQLGVRESIYDAAKVLSRYLATIMIRTFDHNDVEQLAEHADVPVVNGLTDLTHPCQIMGDYFTLLEHRGKRDDFKIAYLGDGNNITNSFLNLATRIPMKFHIGTAADTHPDQTILKNAQNAGISEIMLTEDPKEAARDADVIYTDIWASMGQKDKAEEKARLLKQYQVNNALVKLASPDCLVMHCLPAERGKEITDEVMDGPHSVVFDEAENRLHIQKAIMLFCMTH is encoded by the coding sequence ATGAGTCGTTCTTTCGTCCAAATAACGGATTTAACTGCCGATGAAATTTGGGAAGTTTTTGACCTTTGCGAAAAAATGAAAAAAGGCGAAATCGCTCCCAAGCCTTTTGAGGGAAAATCGGTCGGATGTATCTTTCACAAGGCTTCCCTGCGGACCCGGATATCTTTCGAAACCGGGATCGCGCAATTGGGCGGGCAATCCCTGTATATCACCGATAAGGAAATTCAACTGGGGGTACGCGAGTCAATATACGATGCCGCCAAAGTGCTATCTCGCTATTTAGCCACAATAATGATTCGCACTTTTGATCATAATGACGTCGAGCAACTCGCCGAGCACGCCGATGTTCCTGTCGTTAATGGGCTTACCGACCTAACTCATCCCTGCCAGATTATGGGTGATTATTTTACTCTGCTTGAACATCGCGGCAAACGGGATGATTTCAAGATAGCCTATCTGGGTGACGGCAATAACATCACTAACTCTTTTCTAAACCTTGCCACACGCATTCCAATGAAGTTTCATATCGGAACCGCCGCTGACACTCATCCTGATCAAACCATATTAAAAAATGCGCAAAATGCTGGCATTTCAGAAATTATGCTGACCGAAGACCCTAAAGAAGCCGCCCGGGACGCCGATGTAATTTATACAGACATTTGGGCCTCAATGGGCCAGAAAGATAAGGCTGAAGAAAAGGCAAGATTATTAAAACAATATCAGGTCAATAATGCGCTCGTGAAGCTGGCCTCACCGGATTGTCTGGTAATGCATTGTCTTCCGGCCGAGAGAGGAAAGGAAATAACCGACGAGGTTATGGACGGACCTCACTCCGTTGTGTTCGACGAAGCGGAAAACAGGCTGCATATCCAAAAGGCTATCATGCTGTTCTGCATGACGCACTGA
- a CDS encoding tyrosine-type recombinase/integrase, whose translation MADFFALMQKSGRYSPHTIDSYRRDLTRFSEYLIEQKFTDKSSPELNKVLLRSCLARLNEKKISNRSISRFLSALATFQKYLLQKKAPASYLFEIPKIKYSRKLAQFLSPEQIDNVLEPNKNSKQPRTDKEMLNKWFKLFRDLTMLEFLYSAGIRRAELAGIKLDAIDFDRSLVSVLGKGSKERNVPLGQPALNSCTKYKRLREKKLESLSKQSDYLFINRFGEPLSVRSVNRIVREYGLKSGMEVTPHMLRHSFATHLLDNGADIRAIQEMLGHESLTTTQQYTHVTIGRLKKAYKKAHPRA comes from the coding sequence TTGGCTGATTTCTTCGCTCTGATGCAAAAATCGGGCAGGTACAGCCCGCATACGATTGATTCCTACCGCCGCGACCTGACTCGATTTTCCGAATATCTAATCGAACAGAAATTCACCGATAAATCATCACCGGAACTTAACAAAGTCTTACTACGTTCCTGCCTGGCCCGGCTAAATGAAAAAAAAATCAGCAATCGCTCCATCTCAAGATTTCTCTCGGCTCTGGCGACATTTCAAAAATACCTGTTACAGAAAAAAGCCCCGGCTTCATATCTGTTTGAAATCCCCAAAATAAAATATTCGCGCAAGCTGGCCCAGTTTTTATCCCCTGAGCAAATCGATAATGTTCTTGAGCCGAATAAAAATTCAAAACAGCCGCGCACCGATAAAGAAATGCTCAATAAATGGTTCAAGCTGTTTCGTGATTTGACCATGCTCGAATTTCTATATTCGGCTGGGATCCGACGGGCCGAACTGGCCGGAATCAAGCTTGATGCCATTGATTTTGACCGGTCCCTAGTTTCGGTCCTGGGCAAAGGCAGTAAAGAGCGAAACGTCCCTCTGGGACAGCCAGCGCTAAATAGTTGCACAAAGTACAAACGTCTGCGAGAGAAAAAGCTGGAATCTCTCAGCAAGCAAAGCGATTATCTTTTTATTAACCGCTTCGGGGAACCTTTGTCAGTGCGAAGCGTAAACCGGATTGTGCGAGAATACGGATTGAAATCGGGTATGGAAGTGACGCCGCATATGCTCCGGCATAGTTTCGCCACGCATCTTCTCGACAACGGCGCCGATATTCGCGCTATTCAGGAGATGCTCGGCCATGAATCATTGACAACGACGCAGCAATACACTCATGTAACGATCGGGCGATTGAAAAAAGCATACAAAAAGGCTCATCCGCGAGCCTGA
- the hslV gene encoding ATP-dependent protease subunit HslV: MELHATTIIGIKRGNKVALAGDGQVTFGQTIMKTSAVKLRRMYNDKILAGFAGSAADAFTLFELFEKKIEEFSGQLMRAAVELAKEWRRDKFLRHLEALLAVADNDHLLILTGKGDVVEPDDGIIAIGSGGNYALAAARALVSETDLEAPEIARKALEIASHICVYTNSNITVETLE; the protein is encoded by the coding sequence ATGGAATTACATGCCACGACAATTATCGGCATAAAAAGAGGAAACAAAGTCGCTCTCGCCGGAGACGGGCAGGTGACTTTTGGACAGACGATCATGAAAACATCGGCGGTCAAACTGCGCCGGATGTACAACGATAAAATTCTGGCCGGATTCGCCGGATCGGCGGCCGACGCTTTTACGCTTTTTGAATTATTTGAAAAGAAGATCGAGGAATTTTCCGGGCAATTGATGCGCGCCGCGGTGGAACTTGCCAAAGAATGGCGCCGCGATAAATTCCTGCGGCATCTTGAGGCGCTTTTGGCCGTCGCCGATAACGATCATTTATTAATTCTTACCGGTAAGGGCGACGTCGTCGAACCGGATGACGGCATTATCGCTATCGGATCGGGCGGCAATTACGCTCTCGCCGCCGCCCGGGCGTTGGTATCCGAAACCGATTTGGAGGCTCCCGAAATCGCCCGCAAAGCGCTTGAGATCGCGTCGCATATTTGTGTTTATACGAATTCTAATATCACTGTCGAGACTTTGGAGTAA
- the hslU gene encoding ATP-dependent protease ATPase subunit HslU, protein MEIETSDKKNNGFAIENLTPREIVEELDKYIVGQDKAKRAVAIALRNRWRRQSIDSEIAKEIMPANILMIGPTGVGKTEISRRLANLTKAPFVKVEASKFTEVGYVGRDVESMIRDLVDLSVNMIKEEKAEQVAEEAKRRTTGRLLDLLLPTSGKKPEMTDDERSRLRSTRERLKGMLENGMLEERMVEVEVSNSGSPVIEVFTPQGLEEMGVNFREMFGNLMPPQKRKRQKLAISEARKILEAEETGKLVNMDEVISVALERAEESGMVFIDEIDKIVGKDSKHGPDVSREGVQRDILPVVEGCNVTTKYGMIRTDHILFIAAGAFHGKSPSDLVPELQGRLPIRVELTSLGADEFVRILTEPKAALTKQYKEMMATEGVHIEFDDDAINKIAAIAADVNEKAENIGARRLHTVMTALLDEIMFDAPDCDKKIRITEEVVTEILSSIVQDKDLSRYIL, encoded by the coding sequence ATGGAAATAGAAACATCAGATAAAAAAAATAACGGTTTCGCAATAGAAAATCTGACCCCCCGGGAAATTGTTGAAGAGCTTGATAAATATATCGTCGGGCAGGACAAAGCCAAACGAGCCGTGGCTATCGCTTTGCGCAACCGCTGGCGGCGGCAGAGCATTGATTCGGAAATCGCCAAAGAAATCATGCCGGCCAATATTTTGATGATTGGCCCGACCGGAGTCGGCAAAACCGAAATATCCCGGCGGTTAGCCAATCTGACCAAAGCCCCGTTCGTGAAAGTCGAAGCTTCAAAATTCACTGAAGTCGGTTATGTCGGCCGCGATGTCGAATCGATGATTCGTGATTTGGTTGACCTTTCGGTCAACATGATCAAAGAAGAAAAAGCCGAACAGGTTGCCGAAGAAGCCAAACGCCGCACGACTGGGCGGCTTCTCGATTTGCTTTTGCCGACTTCGGGCAAAAAACCGGAAATGACCGATGATGAACGCAGCCGTTTGCGCAGTACCCGGGAGCGGTTGAAAGGCATGCTCGAAAACGGGATGCTCGAAGAGCGCATGGTCGAAGTCGAAGTATCTAATTCCGGTTCGCCCGTTATTGAAGTCTTCACACCGCAGGGATTGGAAGAAATGGGCGTCAACTTCCGGGAAATGTTCGGCAATCTCATGCCACCCCAAAAACGCAAACGGCAAAAATTGGCTATATCCGAAGCGCGTAAAATCCTCGAAGCCGAAGAGACCGGCAAACTGGTCAACATGGATGAAGTGATTTCCGTCGCGCTGGAACGAGCCGAGGAATCGGGAATGGTCTTCATCGATGAAATCGACAAAATCGTCGGCAAAGATTCCAAACACGGGCCCGATGTTTCTCGCGAAGGTGTTCAGCGTGATATCCTTCCTGTTGTCGAAGGATGCAACGTAACGACCAAATACGGCATGATCCGCACCGACCATATTTTATTCATCGCCGCCGGAGCCTTTCACGGCAAATCGCCTTCCGATTTGGTCCCTGAACTTCAAGGCCGACTCCCGATTCGAGTCGAACTCACGTCCCTCGGAGCCGATGAATTCGTCCGCATCCTGACCGAACCGAAAGCGGCTCTAACCAAACAGTATAAAGAGATGATGGCCACCGAAGGCGTTCACATTGAATTTGATGATGATGCCATCAATAAAATCGCGGCCATTGCCGCCGATGTGAATGAGAAGGCGGAAAATATCGGCGCCCGGAGACTGCATACGGTCATGACGGCCTTGCTGGATGAGATTATGTTCGACGCTCCCGATTGCGATAAAAAAATCAGAATCACCGAAGAGGTCGTCACCGAAATACTCTCATCGATTGTACAGGACAAGGATTTGAGTAGATATATATTGTAG